A genomic window from Exiguobacterium acetylicum DSM 20416 includes:
- a CDS encoding carbohydrate ABC transporter permease, with translation MKKDRIHIPTYLFLSIGLVLIALPMYLTILNSFKETRQITGGFFEWPDPFTFNNFQRLWDDGVVQYFANSMLITTSAIVLIILIVPMAAYSLARTMDRNRVFQGIYIFLIIGIFVPFQVIMIPITSMMSGLGLSSKFGLILLYLTYAVPQSLFLYAGYVKTVIPKELDEAAAIDGSGKFNTYFKIIFPMMKPMHATVLILNALWIWNDFLLPLLLLNRDESTWTLPLFQFNYQGQYFSDFGPSFASYVVGIVSILVVYLFFQRHIIDGMANGSIK, from the coding sequence ATGAAAAAAGATCGCATTCATATTCCGACCTATCTATTTTTATCTATCGGACTCGTATTGATTGCTCTACCGATGTATCTGACGATTTTGAATTCCTTCAAAGAAACGCGTCAAATCACCGGCGGTTTCTTTGAGTGGCCAGATCCATTCACGTTCAATAACTTCCAGCGGTTATGGGATGATGGTGTCGTCCAGTACTTCGCGAACTCGATGCTCATCACGACTTCGGCGATCGTGCTGATCATCCTGATTGTGCCGATGGCTGCATATTCGTTGGCACGTACGATGGATCGGAATCGTGTGTTTCAAGGCATCTACATCTTTTTAATCATCGGAATTTTCGTTCCGTTTCAAGTCATCATGATTCCGATTACTTCGATGATGTCAGGACTCGGATTATCTAGTAAATTCGGCTTAATCCTGTTGTATTTGACGTACGCGGTGCCACAATCGCTGTTCCTTTACGCAGGATATGTAAAAACCGTCATTCCGAAAGAACTCGATGAAGCGGCAGCGATTGACGGGAGCGGGAAGTTCAATACGTACTTCAAGATCATCTTCCCGATGATGAAACCGATGCATGCGACAGTGTTGATCTTGAATGCACTCTGGATTTGGAACGATTTTCTCTTACCGTTGCTTCTGCTGAACCGCGATGAGTCAACTTGGACCTTACCTTTGTTCCAATTTAACTACCAAGGGCAATATTTTAGTGATTTTGGTCCTTCGTTCGCGTCGTATGTGGTCGGTATCGTATCGATCCTCGTCGTGTATCTCTTTTTCCAGCGCCATATCATTGATGGGATGGCAAATGGTTCAATTAAATAA
- a CDS encoding DUF2834 domain-containing protein, which translates to MIDFGVLGIFAEATQNTATLQIFVDLILCALFIIVWLRHDTRRTGRSFPLWAIITLAIGAFGPLLYLLTRKS; encoded by the coding sequence ATAATTGACTTTGGTGTACTTGGCATTTTTGCGGAAGCGACACAAAACACGGCGACGCTCCAGATTTTCGTCGATCTGATTCTCTGCGCCCTCTTCATCATCGTTTGGCTCCGCCATGATACACGTCGTACCGGACGAAGCTTTCCACTTTGGGCGATCATCACCCTCGCGATTGGTGCGTTCGGACCTCTACTCTATTTGTTGACTCGAAAATCATGA
- the sstT gene encoding serine/threonine transporter SstT, producing the protein MKLLKMWNQISLVKQIAIGLIVGIILAVTIPEVASSLTIFGTLFVSSLKAVAPILVFFLVMASIVQHKKGQQTNMKSIIFLYLLGTFLAGAIAVVVSFLFPVTITLKESTEELTAPGNAVEVLKTLVLNMVDNPVNALVQANYIGILTWAIILGLALKNASDSTKTFISNFSDALAKMVGWIIKLAPLGIMGLVIGSITENGLSSLFDYVSLLGLLIGTMLVVALIVNPLIVYINVRQNPYPLVFKCLRESGITAFFTRSSAANIPVNMELSKRLGLDKETYGISIPLGATINMAGAAITISVLTLAAVNTLNIQVDLPTAIILSVLAAVCACGASGVAGGSLLLIPLACSLFGIPNDVAMQVVAVGFVIGVLQDSFETALNSSTDVLFTATADYRKRLKEGEQLSINRQSMNEAVSEKVVNG; encoded by the coding sequence ATGAAATTGTTGAAGATGTGGAACCAAATCAGTTTAGTGAAACAAATCGCGATTGGCTTGATCGTAGGGATTATTTTAGCCGTCACGATTCCTGAAGTAGCGAGTTCTTTGACCATCTTTGGAACATTATTTGTTTCCTCACTAAAGGCAGTCGCGCCGATTTTGGTCTTTTTCTTAGTTATGGCTTCGATTGTGCAACATAAAAAGGGACAGCAAACGAACATGAAATCAATCATCTTTTTGTATCTACTCGGTACGTTCTTAGCCGGGGCGATTGCGGTCGTCGTCAGCTTCCTGTTCCCGGTCACTATTACACTTAAAGAGAGCACGGAGGAATTGACAGCACCGGGTAACGCGGTCGAAGTCCTCAAGACACTCGTCCTCAACATGGTCGATAACCCGGTTAATGCATTAGTCCAAGCGAACTACATCGGCATTCTGACGTGGGCGATCATCTTAGGGCTAGCACTCAAAAATGCGTCAGATTCAACGAAAACGTTCATCTCGAACTTCTCAGATGCACTTGCGAAAATGGTTGGTTGGATCATCAAGCTTGCTCCGCTCGGTATCATGGGGCTCGTCATCGGTTCGATTACGGAGAACGGTCTCTCGTCACTTTTCGATTACGTGAGTCTGTTAGGGTTACTGATTGGCACGATGCTTGTCGTCGCATTGATTGTCAATCCATTGATCGTCTACATCAATGTTCGTCAAAACCCATATCCGCTCGTCTTCAAATGTCTACGTGAGAGTGGGATCACAGCATTCTTCACACGAAGTTCTGCAGCGAACATTCCAGTCAATATGGAATTGTCTAAGAGGCTCGGTCTTGATAAAGAGACGTACGGGATTTCAATTCCGCTTGGTGCAACGATCAACATGGCGGGAGCGGCCATCACGATTTCCGTCTTGACGCTTGCTGCCGTCAATACGCTTAATATTCAAGTTGATCTTCCGACAGCCATTATCTTAAGTGTCCTCGCTGCTGTCTGTGCGTGTGGCGCATCTGGTGTCGCTGGAGGATCGCTTCTCTTGATTCCGCTCGCGTGTAGCTTATTCGGGATTCCAAATGACGTTGCGATGCAAGTCGTCGCTGTAGGATTCGTCATCGGTGTATTGCAAGATTCATTTGAGACAGCGCTCAACTCGTCAACAGATGTCCTGTTCACGGCGACAGCTGATTACAGAAAACGATTGAAAGAAGGCGAGCAACTGTCAATCAATCGTCAGTCGATGAATGAAGCTGTGTCTGAAAAAGTCGTCAACGGCTGA
- a CDS encoding TetR/AcrR family transcriptional regulator encodes MDKFEQKRQDYTHHIAQATLASSIKEMSLKKMATAAGTSDRMLMHYFKDKQDIETAVLTAISQELIDLLQQPDLKLEFTAFVRFLRQAIDEPRIKPYLNLWFEITHLATSQGEPYTSITRTIGESFDDWIKQIYVPAEGEDVEQQTALLFVFTEGLVILNKIGLQERMDAAVEAMIDLYERA; translated from the coding sequence ATGGATAAATTTGAACAGAAGCGACAGGACTATACGCATCACATCGCACAAGCGACGTTAGCATCAAGCATCAAGGAGATGAGTCTGAAGAAGATGGCGACTGCTGCCGGGACGAGTGACCGGATGCTGATGCATTATTTCAAGGATAAACAAGATATCGAGACCGCCGTGTTGACTGCGATCAGTCAAGAACTGATTGATTTACTACAGCAACCGGATCTAAAACTCGAGTTCACGGCATTCGTCCGTTTTCTGCGACAAGCAATCGATGAGCCACGAATCAAGCCTTATTTGAACCTTTGGTTCGAGATCACCCATCTTGCGACGAGTCAGGGGGAACCGTATACGTCGATTACGCGGACGATCGGGGAGTCATTCGACGATTGGATTAAACAGATTTATGTGCCGGCAGAAGGAGAAGATGTCGAACAGCAGACTGCGTTGTTATTCGTATTTACTGAGGGGCTCGTCATCTTAAATAAGATCGGTTTACAAGAGCGGATGGACGCGGCGGTTGAGGCGATGATTGATCTATACGAAAGAGCATGA
- a CDS encoding phosphatidylserine decarboxylase gives MKKAIFDTIVHLNARPVVANTLKRFAMSRFSKPLIRPFIRTYHIQTNQALKSVDSFTSLHDCFVRELRPGMRPIASAPDAFVSPSDAVLSIVPALMQGSRFTIKGQDYNVAELIGSSERAQDYANGVALIFYLSPTDYHRVHSPVTGEITTSYTLGRESAPVNDMGLRFSKRPLTRNYRRVTRLQVDHRAIEHVMVGALNVNTIVQTHQGRLLERGAEFGYFSFGSTVILVLPPDTVELSPGIERRVKMGEQIGRWIS, from the coding sequence ATGAAGAAAGCCATCTTTGATACGATCGTCCACTTAAATGCCCGACCAGTTGTCGCGAACACACTAAAACGGTTTGCGATGAGTCGCTTTAGTAAACCGCTCATCCGACCTTTCATTCGCACCTATCACATTCAGACGAATCAAGCGCTGAAGTCCGTCGATTCATTTACGTCGCTGCACGATTGTTTCGTACGCGAGTTACGTCCCGGTATGCGACCAATCGCATCGGCACCAGATGCCTTCGTCAGTCCGAGTGACGCCGTCCTCTCCATCGTCCCGGCGTTAATGCAAGGTAGTCGGTTTACGATCAAAGGACAGGACTATAACGTTGCTGAGCTGATCGGCTCGAGCGAACGCGCCCAGGATTACGCGAACGGTGTCGCCTTGATTTTCTATTTGAGTCCGACCGACTATCACCGTGTCCACTCGCCAGTCACGGGCGAAATCACGACGAGTTATACACTGGGGCGAGAATCGGCACCCGTCAATGACATGGGGCTACGATTCAGCAAACGTCCGCTGACACGCAACTATCGTCGGGTCACGCGTCTGCAAGTCGATCACCGCGCGATCGAGCACGTCATGGTCGGTGCACTGAACGTCAATACGATCGTTCAGACACATCAAGGACGCCTGCTGGAGCGTGGTGCAGAGTTCGGCTACTTCTCGTTTGGTTCGACCGTCATCCTCGTCTTGCCACCGGACACCGTCGAACTTTCACCAGGCATTGAACGTCGCGTCAAGATGGGTGAGCAGATCGGACGCTGGATATCCTGA